A window from Betta splendens chromosome 1, fBetSpl5.4, whole genome shotgun sequence encodes these proteins:
- the LOC114862427 gene encoding pannexin-1-like isoform X1 encodes MAIAHVATEYVFSDFLLKDHAEGKYKGVRLELAIDKIVTLLAVGLPLFLISLAFAQEVSVGTQISCFAPSTFSMKQAVYVDSFCWAAVQQQAANSPLWLHKFFPYILLFLATIMYVPALFWRFTAAPHLSSDLNFILEELDRFYNRGIKLAKNLASLDGKDTPEDTRGSALDLTEGCFKYPLVEQYLNTKRFSHWLVVKYLTCRGLTLLILLLACLYLGYYIQLASYIDEFSCDLRTGLLRNDSTVPSAVQCKLVAVGVFRLLSYTNLVVYVLLVPLVLHAAIGPARQSSSFLRPYEILPGFGALGVVTPFYNDLSIYLLFLQENLSELKSFKCLQVLELLQEAGGEGLDPMCILRTLGQVKTDMLDNKKRCSGKNKDTNKPEE; translated from the exons ATGGCGATCGCCCACGTAGCCACGGAGTACGTCTTCTCCGACTTTCTGTTGAAGGACCATGCGGAGGGGAAATACAAAGGGGTGCGTCTGGAGCTCGCCATAGACAAAATAGTCACGCTTCTGGCGGTGGGGCTGCCTTTGTTTCTCATCTCTCTCGCGTTTGCCCAAGAGGTGTCAGTCG GAACCCAGATCAGCTGTTTTGCTCCCTCTACCTTCTCTATGAAACAGGCAGTCTATGTAGACTCCTTTTGCTGGGCAGCGGTGCAGCAACAAGCTGCAAATTCACCACTATGGCTGCACAAG TTCTTCCCATACATCTTGCTCTTTCTTGCAACCATCATGTACGTGCCTGCCTTGTTCTGGCGTttcactgcagctccacacCTTTCCTCTGACCTTAACTTCATCCTGGAGGAACTGGATCGCTTTTATAATCGTGGCATCAAGCTGGCAAAAAATCTAGCATCTTTAGATGGCAAAGACACACCTGAGGACACCAGGGG CAGCGCTTTAGACTTGACCGAGGGCTGCTTTAAGTACCCTCTAGTGGAGCAGTATCTAAACACCAAGCGCTTCTCCCACTGGCTGGTGGTCAAGTACCTGACATGTCGTGGTCTGACTCTGCTGATCCTCCTGCTGGCCTGCCTCTACCTTGGCTACTACATCCAGCTGGCCTCCTACATAGATGAGTTTTCCTGTGACCTGCGGACAGGATTGCTGAGGAATGACAGCACGGTGCCCTCTGCAGTCCAGTGCAAGCTTGTGGCAGTGGGTGTCTTCAGGCTGCTCAGCTACACCAACCTGGTGGTTTATGTGCTCCTTGTTCCACTGGTGCTACATGCTGCTATTGGACCTGCTCGCCAGAGCTCCAGCTTCCTCCGGCCCTATGAGATTTTACCAGGATTCGGTGCTCTAGGTGTGGTCACACCCTTCTACAATGACCTGAGTATCTACTTGCTGTTCCTGCAGGAGAACCTGAGCGAACTGAAATCTTTTAAATGTCTGCAG gtgcttgagctgctgcaggaggctggtGGTGAGGGGCTTGACCCCATGTGCATACTGCGAACTCTGGGTCAGGTGAAGACCGATATGTTAGACAATAAGAAGAGGTGCTCAGGGAAGAACAAAGATACTAATAAGCCCGAAGAATG a
- the LOC114862427 gene encoding pannexin-1-like isoform X2, giving the protein MAIAHVATEYVFSDFLLKDHAEGKYKGVRLELAIDKIVTLLAVGLPLFLISLAFAQEVSVGTQISCFAPSTFSMKQAVYVDSFCWAAVQQQAANSPLWLHKFFPYILLFLATIMYVPALFWRFTAAPHLSSDLNFILEELDRFYNRGIKLAKNLASLDGKDTPEDTRGALDLTEGCFKYPLVEQYLNTKRFSHWLVVKYLTCRGLTLLILLLACLYLGYYIQLASYIDEFSCDLRTGLLRNDSTVPSAVQCKLVAVGVFRLLSYTNLVVYVLLVPLVLHAAIGPARQSSSFLRPYEILPGFGALGVVTPFYNDLSIYLLFLQENLSELKSFKCLQVLELLQEAGGEGLDPMCILRTLGQVKTDMLDNKKRCSGKNKDTNKPEE; this is encoded by the exons ATGGCGATCGCCCACGTAGCCACGGAGTACGTCTTCTCCGACTTTCTGTTGAAGGACCATGCGGAGGGGAAATACAAAGGGGTGCGTCTGGAGCTCGCCATAGACAAAATAGTCACGCTTCTGGCGGTGGGGCTGCCTTTGTTTCTCATCTCTCTCGCGTTTGCCCAAGAGGTGTCAGTCG GAACCCAGATCAGCTGTTTTGCTCCCTCTACCTTCTCTATGAAACAGGCAGTCTATGTAGACTCCTTTTGCTGGGCAGCGGTGCAGCAACAAGCTGCAAATTCACCACTATGGCTGCACAAG TTCTTCCCATACATCTTGCTCTTTCTTGCAACCATCATGTACGTGCCTGCCTTGTTCTGGCGTttcactgcagctccacacCTTTCCTCTGACCTTAACTTCATCCTGGAGGAACTGGATCGCTTTTATAATCGTGGCATCAAGCTGGCAAAAAATCTAGCATCTTTAGATGGCAAAGACACACCTGAGGACACCAGGGG CGCTTTAGACTTGACCGAGGGCTGCTTTAAGTACCCTCTAGTGGAGCAGTATCTAAACACCAAGCGCTTCTCCCACTGGCTGGTGGTCAAGTACCTGACATGTCGTGGTCTGACTCTGCTGATCCTCCTGCTGGCCTGCCTCTACCTTGGCTACTACATCCAGCTGGCCTCCTACATAGATGAGTTTTCCTGTGACCTGCGGACAGGATTGCTGAGGAATGACAGCACGGTGCCCTCTGCAGTCCAGTGCAAGCTTGTGGCAGTGGGTGTCTTCAGGCTGCTCAGCTACACCAACCTGGTGGTTTATGTGCTCCTTGTTCCACTGGTGCTACATGCTGCTATTGGACCTGCTCGCCAGAGCTCCAGCTTCCTCCGGCCCTATGAGATTTTACCAGGATTCGGTGCTCTAGGTGTGGTCACACCCTTCTACAATGACCTGAGTATCTACTTGCTGTTCCTGCAGGAGAACCTGAGCGAACTGAAATCTTTTAAATGTCTGCAG gtgcttgagctgctgcaggaggctggtGGTGAGGGGCTTGACCCCATGTGCATACTGCGAACTCTGGGTCAGGTGAAGACCGATATGTTAGACAATAAGAAGAGGTGCTCAGGGAAGAACAAAGATACTAATAAGCCCGAAGAATG a
- the LOC114862427 gene encoding pannexin-1-like isoform X3 — protein sequence MKQAVYVDSFCWAAVQQQAANSPLWLHKFFPYILLFLATIMYVPALFWRFTAAPHLSSDLNFILEELDRFYNRGIKLAKNLASLDGKDTPEDTRGSALDLTEGCFKYPLVEQYLNTKRFSHWLVVKYLTCRGLTLLILLLACLYLGYYIQLASYIDEFSCDLRTGLLRNDSTVPSAVQCKLVAVGVFRLLSYTNLVVYVLLVPLVLHAAIGPARQSSSFLRPYEILPGFGALGVVTPFYNDLSIYLLFLQENLSELKSFKCLQVLELLQEAGGEGLDPMCILRTLGQVKTDMLDNKKRCSGKNKDTNKPEE from the exons ATGAAACAGGCAGTCTATGTAGACTCCTTTTGCTGGGCAGCGGTGCAGCAACAAGCTGCAAATTCACCACTATGGCTGCACAAG TTCTTCCCATACATCTTGCTCTTTCTTGCAACCATCATGTACGTGCCTGCCTTGTTCTGGCGTttcactgcagctccacacCTTTCCTCTGACCTTAACTTCATCCTGGAGGAACTGGATCGCTTTTATAATCGTGGCATCAAGCTGGCAAAAAATCTAGCATCTTTAGATGGCAAAGACACACCTGAGGACACCAGGGG CAGCGCTTTAGACTTGACCGAGGGCTGCTTTAAGTACCCTCTAGTGGAGCAGTATCTAAACACCAAGCGCTTCTCCCACTGGCTGGTGGTCAAGTACCTGACATGTCGTGGTCTGACTCTGCTGATCCTCCTGCTGGCCTGCCTCTACCTTGGCTACTACATCCAGCTGGCCTCCTACATAGATGAGTTTTCCTGTGACCTGCGGACAGGATTGCTGAGGAATGACAGCACGGTGCCCTCTGCAGTCCAGTGCAAGCTTGTGGCAGTGGGTGTCTTCAGGCTGCTCAGCTACACCAACCTGGTGGTTTATGTGCTCCTTGTTCCACTGGTGCTACATGCTGCTATTGGACCTGCTCGCCAGAGCTCCAGCTTCCTCCGGCCCTATGAGATTTTACCAGGATTCGGTGCTCTAGGTGTGGTCACACCCTTCTACAATGACCTGAGTATCTACTTGCTGTTCCTGCAGGAGAACCTGAGCGAACTGAAATCTTTTAAATGTCTGCAG gtgcttgagctgctgcaggaggctggtGGTGAGGGGCTTGACCCCATGTGCATACTGCGAACTCTGGGTCAGGTGAAGACCGATATGTTAGACAATAAGAAGAGGTGCTCAGGGAAGAACAAAGATACTAATAAGCCCGAAGAATG a
- the LOC114852454 gene encoding nuclear distribution protein nudE homolog 1 produces MVEPATHKFASLEEELGFWKDQALRHQQRAEEAHDELQEFQQMSRDYEAELETELKQCERRNKELLLDNNRLCMELETIKEKFETQHSEALRHISTLEDNLTETRAVRDHLQKYIRELEQSNDDLERTKRATIMSLEDFEQRMNHVIERNAFLESELDEKENLLESVQRLKDEARDLRQELAVRQKERRSSSSLCKDTDRLDLGCPPAGSPSIPVTPSKPLNSFMTPPASSIRRGDSLTGTPLTTSTRISALNIVGELLRKVGNLESKLASCRDFVYDTSVSRPALPAVPCSPSGLETGPEVQATSMSPPPQYDSLVKRLEFGPAPSRGISQGAQSPQGGVKILL; encoded by the exons ATGGTAGAGCCAGCAACCCACAAGTTTGCATCCCTAGAAGAAGAACTGGGCTTCTGGAAGGATCAGGCGTTGAGACATCAGCAAAG AGCTGAAGAGGCTCACGATGAGCTGCAAGAGTTTCAGCAGATGAGTCGAGACTATGAGGcagaactggaaactgagctgAAACAGTGTGAGCGGCGtaacaaagagctgctgctggacaacaACCGACTTTGCATGGAGCTGGAAACCATTAAG GAGAAATTTGAGACCCAGCATTCTGAAGCTTTGAGACACATCTCAACCCTAGAGGACAATCTGACGGAGACCAGAGCTGTTAGAGATCACCTTCAGAAGTACATCAGAGAGCTTGAGCAGTCCAATGATGACCTGGAGAGGACCAAAAG GGCTACCATCATGTCTCTGGAGGACTTTGAGCAGCGCATGAACCATGTCATTGAGAGGAATGCTTTTCTTGAGAGCGAGCTGGATGAAAAGGAGAACCTGCTTGAGTCTGTTCAGAGACTAAAGGATGAAGCTAGAg ATCTACGCCAGGAGCTAGCTGTACGTCAGAAGGAAAGACGTTCATCCAGCAGTCTGTGCAAAGATACAGACCGACTAGACCTGGGTTGCCCCCCGGCTGGAAGCCCATCCATCCCAGTCACACCGTCCAAACCTCTGAACTCGTTTATGACGCCTCCTGCTTCCAGTATCCGGCGAG gTGACTCTCTAACAGGGACTCCCCTGACAACGTCAACAAGAATATCTGCACTCAACATTGTGGGAGAGCTTTTGAGAAAAGTTGGC AATCTGGAGTCCAAGTTGGCATCCTGTCGAGACTTTGTGTACGACACGTCTGTCAgcagaccagcccttcctgCTGTCCCTTGTAGTCCCTCTGGTTTAGAAACAGGCCCTGAGGTCCAGGCTACCAGCAtgagtcctcctcctcagtaTGACAG TTTAGTGAAGCGGTTAGAGTTTGGACCAGCTCCTTCAAGAGGGATCTCTCAGGGTGCCCAGTCCCCACAGGGAGGGGTCAAGATCCTGCTATGA